Proteins from a single region of Funiculus sociatus GB2-C1:
- a CDS encoding Fur family transcriptional regulator → MKAQRTRSQDRILNLLKTMNRAVSAQDIYVELRNRDQSMGLATVYRSLEALKLEGVVQVRTLASGESLYSSVQQDKHHLTCLQCGDSIPINECPVHNLETQLQQSHSFKIFYHTLEFFGLCDRCSIAPVASENAN, encoded by the coding sequence ATGAAAGCCCAACGCACCCGCAGTCAGGATCGGATTCTGAACCTGCTCAAGACAATGAACCGAGCTGTCTCAGCTCAGGATATCTATGTAGAACTTCGCAATCGCGATCAGAGTATGGGTTTAGCAACAGTTTATCGCTCTTTGGAAGCTTTGAAACTAGAAGGCGTAGTGCAGGTGCGGACGTTGGCTAGTGGCGAATCGCTCTACAGCAGTGTCCAGCAAGACAAGCATCACCTGACTTGTTTGCAGTGTGGAGACTCAATCCCCATCAACGAATGCCCAGTTCATAATCTGGAGACGCAGTTGCAACAGTCGCACTCCTTTAAGATTTTTTACCACACGCTGGAGTTTTTTGGACTATGCGATCGCTGCTCTATTGCTCCTGTTGCTAGTGAAAACGCTAACTGA
- the purS gene encoding phosphoribosylformylglycinamidine synthase subunit PurS, giving the protein MNLKYQAKIYVTLRPSVLDPAGTAVQSSLQHLGYENVEQVRIGKYIELMVTASEEDEARQQLDRMCDQLLANPVIENYRFELIEVEAQTGVI; this is encoded by the coding sequence GTGAATCTGAAATATCAGGCTAAAATTTACGTGACGCTCCGACCTTCGGTTCTCGATCCAGCTGGCACGGCGGTACAGTCGAGTTTGCAGCATTTGGGATATGAAAATGTCGAGCAGGTGCGAATCGGGAAGTACATTGAGCTGATGGTAACGGCATCTGAGGAGGATGAGGCGCGTCAGCAGTTAGATCGGATGTGCGATCAATTGTTGGCAAATCCGGTAATTGAAAATTATCGGTTTGAATTAATTGAGGTGGAAGCGCAGACAGGCGTGATTTAG
- a CDS encoding SPFH domain-containing protein gives MESFFSLLIALVLGGSALSGVKIVTQGNEALVETLGKYNGKKLKPGLNFVIPVYERVAYQATVRERVLDIPPQQCITRDNVSMTADAVVYWRILDLEKAYYKVENLQSAMVNLVLTQIRSEMGRLELDETFTARSQINEILLRDLDEATDPWGVKVTRVELRDIVPSKAVQESMELQMSAERRKRAAILTSEGERESAVNSARGKAEAQVLDAEARQKSAILEAEGQQKTIILKAQAERQQQVLKAQATAEAMQVISKILKTDANAQEALQFLVAQNYIEMGTTIGKSDSSKVMFMDPRSIPGTLEGLRSLVGESNQPQFLDLDEDA, from the coding sequence ATGGAATCATTTTTTAGTTTATTGATAGCTTTAGTCCTGGGTGGTTCTGCCCTCTCTGGTGTCAAAATTGTGACCCAAGGAAACGAAGCTTTAGTGGAAACTTTGGGTAAATATAACGGTAAGAAGCTCAAGCCCGGTCTAAATTTCGTTATTCCAGTTTATGAAAGAGTCGCTTATCAAGCAACCGTTCGGGAGAGAGTTTTAGACATTCCTCCCCAACAATGTATTACCCGCGACAACGTTTCTATGACTGCTGACGCCGTAGTTTACTGGCGAATTTTGGATTTAGAGAAAGCTTACTATAAAGTGGAAAATCTCCAGTCAGCAATGGTGAATTTAGTATTAACTCAAATTCGCTCAGAAATGGGTAGATTGGAACTAGATGAAACCTTTACAGCCCGTTCTCAAATCAATGAAATTCTGCTCAGAGATTTAGACGAAGCTACCGATCCTTGGGGAGTGAAAGTCACGCGGGTAGAACTGAGAGATATTGTTCCTTCCAAGGCGGTACAGGAATCGATGGAATTACAAATGTCGGCAGAACGTCGCAAACGGGCGGCAATTCTGACATCTGAAGGCGAACGAGAATCAGCAGTTAACTCTGCTAGAGGTAAGGCTGAAGCGCAAGTTTTAGACGCAGAAGCTCGTCAAAAATCTGCAATTCTGGAGGCGGAGGGTCAACAAAAAACAATCATTCTCAAAGCTCAAGCCGAACGTCAACAGCAAGTTCTTAAAGCTCAGGCTACAGCTGAGGCGATGCAAGTGATTTCAAAAATCCTCAAAACTGATGCCAATGCCCAAGAAGCTCTGCAATTCTTAGTAGCCCAAAATTATATCGAAATGGGGACGACGATTGGCAAGAGTGACAGCAGCAAGGTGATGTTTATGGATCCCCGCAGCATTCCTGGTACTTTGGAGGGACTTCGCTCGCTTGTGGGAGAATCTAATCAGCCGCAATTTTTAGATTTAGACGAAGACGCTTAA
- a CDS encoding NfeD family protein, translating into MFWLIVGAMLCLVELFVPTAFTAFMMGMGAFVVALVTMVLPLKGAFQVALWLVLSTAFVYLSHRLMPKRRVSSIENATEAQTVSEILPGETGRVLYEGSSWRARCGDEKLAIAPNQKVYIVGREGTTLIVLPANLLKS; encoded by the coding sequence ATGTTTTGGTTAATAGTAGGGGCAATGCTTTGCTTGGTAGAACTGTTTGTCCCAACGGCTTTTACCGCCTTTATGATGGGCATGGGCGCTTTTGTGGTGGCGCTGGTTACGATGGTGCTACCACTGAAGGGGGCTTTTCAGGTGGCGCTTTGGCTGGTGCTTTCGACTGCTTTCGTCTACCTCAGCCATCGCTTGATGCCGAAGCGTCGGGTATCGTCTATTGAAAATGCTACCGAGGCTCAAACCGTTTCAGAGATTTTGCCAGGAGAGACAGGTAGGGTTCTATACGAAGGTAGTTCTTGGCGGGCAAGGTGTGGGGATGAGAAACTAGCGATCGCTCCCAATCAAAAAGTTTACATTGTGGGACGCGAAGGCACAACTCTGATTGTGCTGCCAGCAAATCTGTTGAAGTCATAG
- the purQ gene encoding phosphoribosylformylglycinamidine synthase subunit PurQ, with protein MKFGVVVFPGSNCDRDVAYVTRDLLSQPTRMVWHEETDISDLDVVVIPGGFSYGDYLRCGAIARFSPVMKATIEHASQGKFVLGICNGFQVLTEAGLLPGALVRNRDLHFICDRSPVKVERTNLSWTQEYKSGQVITLPIAHGEGQYYADADTLAKLEDNNQVVFRYEGDNPNGSINNIAGICNIKGNVLGMMPHPERASDAMLGGTDGIKLFQGLLAAVGAMA; from the coding sequence ATGAAATTTGGGGTTGTGGTTTTTCCGGGTTCAAATTGCGATCGCGATGTCGCCTATGTGACTCGCGATTTGCTTTCTCAGCCGACGCGAATGGTTTGGCATGAAGAAACTGATATTTCTGATTTAGATGTGGTGGTGATTCCGGGTGGTTTCAGCTACGGGGATTATCTGCGTTGCGGCGCGATCGCTCGTTTCTCCCCAGTAATGAAAGCAACAATCGAACACGCCTCACAGGGTAAGTTTGTCTTGGGTATTTGCAACGGTTTTCAGGTACTAACTGAGGCGGGATTGTTACCTGGGGCTTTGGTACGAAATCGGGATTTGCATTTTATTTGCGATCGCTCTCCTGTCAAAGTTGAACGCACTAATCTCTCTTGGACGCAAGAATACAAATCTGGGCAAGTTATCACATTACCAATTGCCCACGGCGAAGGTCAATATTACGCCGATGCCGATACTCTGGCAAAGTTGGAAGATAACAATCAAGTCGTCTTCCGCTATGAAGGAGACAATCCCAACGGTTCTATAAATAATATTGCCGGGATTTGCAATATTAAGGGAAATGTGCTGGGAATGATGCCGCACCCAGAACGCGCCTCAGACGCTATGCTGGGCGGCACTGATGGCATAAAACTGTTTCAAGGATTGTTAGCAGCAGTTGGTGCAATGGCGTAG
- a CDS encoding Uma2 family endonuclease gives MQTAAIALPSTLELKIDLTDEQFWKLCQNNRDYRFERTASGELIIMPPTGSETGNHNFDIAVELGIWNKQTNLGKGFDSSSGFTLPNGANRSPDASWIRCDRWDALTAEEQQRFAPICPDFVIELRSKSDSLKELQEKMQEYMENGARLGWLIDRKNQHVEIYRQGQDVEILENPATLSGEDVLPGFVLDLKQIM, from the coding sequence ATGCAAACGGCTGCGATCGCATTGCCTTCAACTCTCGAATTGAAAATCGATTTGACTGATGAGCAGTTTTGGAAGCTGTGTCAGAACAACCGCGATTATAGATTTGAGCGCACGGCATCGGGAGAATTAATTATTATGCCACCTACAGGTAGCGAAACTGGCAACCATAACTTTGATATTGCAGTAGAGTTAGGAATCTGGAACAAACAGACGAATCTAGGCAAAGGCTTTGACTCTTCAAGTGGCTTCACACTGCCTAATGGCGCAAATCGTTCCCCTGATGCGTCTTGGATTCGTTGCGATCGCTGGGATGCTTTAACCGCCGAAGAACAACAGAGATTTGCTCCCATCTGTCCCGATTTTGTGATTGAGTTGCGATCCAAGAGTGATTCTCTCAAAGAATTGCAAGAGAAAATGCAAGAGTACATGGAAAATGGCGCTAGATTGGGTTGGTTGATAGACCGAAAAAACCAGCACGTGGAAATCTATCGTCAAGGTCAGGATGTGGAAATTCTAGAAAATCCGGCAACTTTATCAGGGGAAGATGTTTTACCTGGATTTGTATTAGATTTAAAACAAATTATGTAG